Proteins encoded by one window of Aphis gossypii isolate Hap1 chromosome X, ASM2018417v2, whole genome shotgun sequence:
- the LOC114129718 gene encoding sorting nexin-6 isoform X1, which produces MLSDEFDVEENNSQSDILNEGSNSENVDLSDNSLQVVISDALSEKDRVKFTVLSKTTLPDFQRSEFSVVRQHEEFIWLHDQFEENEDYAGFIIPPAPPRPDFDSSREKLQKLGEGEGTMTKEEFLKMKKELEAEYLATFKKTVAMHEMFLSRLAQHPVFRYDTNFRVFLEYDQDLAVRTKNKKELFEEIMKSLSKTTDEYLLSATVRDVNDFFEQEKNFLIDYYGHLKDATMKSDKMVNKHKDVADCYIKISSCLVQLSTFDHRDLDWFLNRFSETLEKLRKVEGRVASDEDLKLSDTLRYYVGDSFAAKRLLYRRLRCLANYETANRNLEKARAKNKDVHAVSNILLCINMIKLNILYNFYFVNLFNEAQEVYDAEATQQLSCEKFEVMSDKGKEELIDFKARRVSTFNKNLLELAEWEIKHAQHQIDILKTSLEMINSEEKKSTLNVELARRYQGSNCFNLFMSMNLNNLFVSFN; this is translated from the exons ATGCTT tctgACGAGTTTGACGTGGAAGAAAACAATTCACAGAGTGACATATTAAATGAA GGAAGCAATTCTGAGAATGTTGATTTAAGTGATAATTCTCTTCAAGTAGTTATTTCTGATGCTCTCAGTGAAAAAGACAGAGTCAAATTCACTGTTTTGTCTAAG ACAACATTACCAGATTTTCAAAGATCAGAATTTTCAGTCGTACGTCAACATGAAGAATTTATCTGGTTACATGATCAGTTTGAAGAAAATGAAGATTATGCTGGCTTTATT ATTCCACCCGCTCCTCCGCGTCCAGATTTTGATTCTTCAAGAGAAAAGTTACAAAAATTAGGTGAAGGTGAAGGTACAATGACCAAAGAAgagtttttgaaaatgaaaaaagaattAGAAGC tgagtaCTTAGCCACATTTAAAAAGACTGTTGCCATGCACGAAATGTTCCTTTCGAGACTAGCTCAGCACCCTGTGTTTCGTTATGATACAAATTTTCGAGTATTTTTAGAATACGATCAAGATCTTGCTGTtcgtacaaaaaataaaaaagaacttTTTGAG GAAATAATGAAATCTCTGTCAAAGACCACAGATGAATACCTTCTTTCTGCAACTGTAAGAGAtgtcaatgatttttttgaacaagaaaaaaatttcctCATTGATTATTATGGCCATTTAAAAGATGCTACTATGAAGTCAGATAAAATGGTGAATAAGCATAAAG atGTTGCAGACTGTTATATCAAGATTTCATCATGTTTAGTTCAGTTATCTACTTTTGATCATAGAGATCTTGATTGGTTTTTGAACCGCTTTTCCGAAACATTGGAAAAACTTAGA aaAGTGGAAGGAAGAGTAGCATCTGATGAAGATCTTAAACTTTCAGATACATTGCGTTACTATGTAGGAGATTCATTTGCCGCAAAGCGTTTATTATATAGGCGATTACGTTGTTTAGCCAACTACGAAACAGCTAATCGTAATCTAGAAAAAGCTAGGGCCAAAAATAAGGATGTCCATGcagtaagtaatattttactgtgtataaatatgattaaacttaatatattatataatttttatttcgttaacTTGTTTAACGAGGCTCAAGAAGTTTATGAT gctGAGGCAACACAACAGTTATCATGTGAAAAATTTGAAGTTATGTCTGATAAAGGAAAAGAAG aattgattgattttaaaGCAAGAAGAGTGTCAACtttcaataaaaacttattggaACTTGCTGAGTGGGAAATAAAACATGCacag catcaAATAGACATTCTAAAAACTAGCCTTGAAATGATCAACAGTGAAGAAAAGAAGTCAACACTTAACGTCGAg TTGGCACGACGTTATCAGGGGagcaattgttttaatttgtttatgtctatgaatttaaataatttatttgtgagTTTCAATTAA
- the LOC114129718 gene encoding sorting nexin-6 isoform X4 → MLSDEFDVEENNSQSDILNEGSNSENVDLSDNSLQVVISDALSEKDRVKFTVLSKTTLPDFQRSEFSVVRQHEEFIWLHDQFEENEDYAGFIIPPAPPRPDFDSSREKLQKLGEGEGTMTKEEFLKMKKELEAEYLATFKKTVAMHEMFLSRLAQHPVFRYDTNFRVFLEYDQDLAVRTKNKKELFEEIMKSLSKTTDEYLLSATVRDVNDFFEQEKNFLIDYYGHLKDATMKSDKMVNKHKDVADCYIKISSCLVQLSTFDHRDLDWFLNRFSETLEKLRKVEGRVASDEDLKLSDTLRYYVGDSFAAKRLLYRRLRCLANYETANRNLEKARAKNKDVHAAQEVYDAEATQQLSCEKFEVMSDKGKEELIDFKARRVSTFNKNLLELAEWEIKHAQHQIDILKTSLEMINSEEKKSTLNVELARRYQGSNCFNLFMSMNLNNLFVSFN, encoded by the exons ATGCTT tctgACGAGTTTGACGTGGAAGAAAACAATTCACAGAGTGACATATTAAATGAA GGAAGCAATTCTGAGAATGTTGATTTAAGTGATAATTCTCTTCAAGTAGTTATTTCTGATGCTCTCAGTGAAAAAGACAGAGTCAAATTCACTGTTTTGTCTAAG ACAACATTACCAGATTTTCAAAGATCAGAATTTTCAGTCGTACGTCAACATGAAGAATTTATCTGGTTACATGATCAGTTTGAAGAAAATGAAGATTATGCTGGCTTTATT ATTCCACCCGCTCCTCCGCGTCCAGATTTTGATTCTTCAAGAGAAAAGTTACAAAAATTAGGTGAAGGTGAAGGTACAATGACCAAAGAAgagtttttgaaaatgaaaaaagaattAGAAGC tgagtaCTTAGCCACATTTAAAAAGACTGTTGCCATGCACGAAATGTTCCTTTCGAGACTAGCTCAGCACCCTGTGTTTCGTTATGATACAAATTTTCGAGTATTTTTAGAATACGATCAAGATCTTGCTGTtcgtacaaaaaataaaaaagaacttTTTGAG GAAATAATGAAATCTCTGTCAAAGACCACAGATGAATACCTTCTTTCTGCAACTGTAAGAGAtgtcaatgatttttttgaacaagaaaaaaatttcctCATTGATTATTATGGCCATTTAAAAGATGCTACTATGAAGTCAGATAAAATGGTGAATAAGCATAAAG atGTTGCAGACTGTTATATCAAGATTTCATCATGTTTAGTTCAGTTATCTACTTTTGATCATAGAGATCTTGATTGGTTTTTGAACCGCTTTTCCGAAACATTGGAAAAACTTAGA aaAGTGGAAGGAAGAGTAGCATCTGATGAAGATCTTAAACTTTCAGATACATTGCGTTACTATGTAGGAGATTCATTTGCCGCAAAGCGTTTATTATATAGGCGATTACGTTGTTTAGCCAACTACGAAACAGCTAATCGTAATCTAGAAAAAGCTAGGGCCAAAAATAAGGATGTCCATGca GCTCAAGAAGTTTATGAT gctGAGGCAACACAACAGTTATCATGTGAAAAATTTGAAGTTATGTCTGATAAAGGAAAAGAAG aattgattgattttaaaGCAAGAAGAGTGTCAACtttcaataaaaacttattggaACTTGCTGAGTGGGAAATAAAACATGCacag catcaAATAGACATTCTAAAAACTAGCCTTGAAATGATCAACAGTGAAGAAAAGAAGTCAACACTTAACGTCGAg TTGGCACGACGTTATCAGGGGagcaattgttttaatttgtttatgtctatgaatttaaataatttatttgtgagTTTCAATTAA
- the LOC114129718 gene encoding sorting nexin-6 isoform X2, producing the protein MLSDEFDVEENNSQSDILNEGSNSENVDLSDNSLQVVISDALSEKDRVKFTVLSKTTLPDFQRSEFSVVRQHEEFIWLHDQFEENEDYAGFIIPPAPPRPDFDSSREKLQKLGEGEGTMTKEEFLKMKKELEAEYLATFKKTVAMHEMFLSRLAQHPVFRYDTNFRVFLEYDQDLAVRTKNKKELFEEIMKSLSKTTDEYLLSATVRDVNDFFEQEKNFLIDYYGHLKDATMKSDKMVNKHKDVADCYIKISSCLVQLSTFDHRDLDWFLNRFSETLEKLRKVEGRVASDEDLKLSDTLRYYVGDSFAAKRLLYRRLRCLANYETANRNLEKARAKNKDVHAFNEAQEVYDAEATQQLSCEKFEVMSDKGKEELIDFKARRVSTFNKNLLELAEWEIKHAQHQIDILKTSLEMINSEEKKSTLNVEIINVLLYMIVLPELSTIFITINCFKLKQP; encoded by the exons ATGCTT tctgACGAGTTTGACGTGGAAGAAAACAATTCACAGAGTGACATATTAAATGAA GGAAGCAATTCTGAGAATGTTGATTTAAGTGATAATTCTCTTCAAGTAGTTATTTCTGATGCTCTCAGTGAAAAAGACAGAGTCAAATTCACTGTTTTGTCTAAG ACAACATTACCAGATTTTCAAAGATCAGAATTTTCAGTCGTACGTCAACATGAAGAATTTATCTGGTTACATGATCAGTTTGAAGAAAATGAAGATTATGCTGGCTTTATT ATTCCACCCGCTCCTCCGCGTCCAGATTTTGATTCTTCAAGAGAAAAGTTACAAAAATTAGGTGAAGGTGAAGGTACAATGACCAAAGAAgagtttttgaaaatgaaaaaagaattAGAAGC tgagtaCTTAGCCACATTTAAAAAGACTGTTGCCATGCACGAAATGTTCCTTTCGAGACTAGCTCAGCACCCTGTGTTTCGTTATGATACAAATTTTCGAGTATTTTTAGAATACGATCAAGATCTTGCTGTtcgtacaaaaaataaaaaagaacttTTTGAG GAAATAATGAAATCTCTGTCAAAGACCACAGATGAATACCTTCTTTCTGCAACTGTAAGAGAtgtcaatgatttttttgaacaagaaaaaaatttcctCATTGATTATTATGGCCATTTAAAAGATGCTACTATGAAGTCAGATAAAATGGTGAATAAGCATAAAG atGTTGCAGACTGTTATATCAAGATTTCATCATGTTTAGTTCAGTTATCTACTTTTGATCATAGAGATCTTGATTGGTTTTTGAACCGCTTTTCCGAAACATTGGAAAAACTTAGA aaAGTGGAAGGAAGAGTAGCATCTGATGAAGATCTTAAACTTTCAGATACATTGCGTTACTATGTAGGAGATTCATTTGCCGCAAAGCGTTTATTATATAGGCGATTACGTTGTTTAGCCAACTACGAAACAGCTAATCGTAATCTAGAAAAAGCTAGGGCCAAAAATAAGGATGTCCATGca TTTAACGAGGCTCAAGAAGTTTATGAT gctGAGGCAACACAACAGTTATCATGTGAAAAATTTGAAGTTATGTCTGATAAAGGAAAAGAAG aattgattgattttaaaGCAAGAAGAGTGTCAACtttcaataaaaacttattggaACTTGCTGAGTGGGAAATAAAACATGCacag catcaAATAGACATTCTAAAAACTAGCCTTGAAATGATCAACAGTGAAGAAAAGAAGTCAACACTTAACGTCGAg ATAATCAACGTTCTACTATATATGATAGTTCTGCCAGAACttagtacaatttttataactattaattgttttaaattaaaacagccttaa
- the LOC114129737 gene encoding uncharacterized protein LOC114129737 — translation MAVRAPAKNDCSCEQTSLHLHAEIENLKQKLLERENHIVNMETNFLCEAEKFPHGEYAALTDEILIWQDKYSRLLESHKRVQRVNQSLEDKLLLLVDKTESEKNILNSEITIISQKLVDQQLQVNQLNDENERYKNDLNIAIQLLQCKPSHFVSQKYDNLPSEIQSKVRSYIFSKQRRLSDGNGNIAQKSEGKTIKVPIPTFPPTAMVYSLSNDKDTKSSKDSEEGSTPPVSSVSAAILAKVLEERVKERLTQRHCSTCSCSNKSNDLNTDQQECHSPHTDSSDKRVRSFTKYSKQPMTTKSSESLISEPELSSYFENSVSLTDSSDSSGLKLSARSRLCSVRLQEGSNNILLDNAATPYTGPVLYKSRSSSGEYDEPLVHSQKLVDRNIHANEHTRILISDEEII, via the exons ATGGCCGTGCGCGCCCCAGCCAAAAAT gacTGTAGCTGCGAGCAGACTAGCTTACATTTACATgctgaaattgaaaatttaaaacaaaaactattagAAAGAGAAAATCACATTGTCAACATGGAGACTAATTTTCTCTGTGAAGCTGAAAAATTTCCTCATGGCGAGTATGCTGCACTAAcagatgaaatattaatatggcaGGACAAATATTCTAG attattggaATCACATAAAAGAGTTCAACGTGTCAACCAAAGTCTTGaggataaattattgttacttgTTGATAAAACTGAATCagaaaagaatatattaaactcagaaattacaataatatctcAAAAACTGGTTGACCAACAACTTCAAGTGAACCAACTGAATGATGAAAAT gaGAGGTATAAAAATGATCTAAATATTGCTATCCAACTACTTCAATGTAAGCCATCCCATTTTGTTTCTCAAAAGTATGATAAC ctGCCAAGTGAAATACAGTCCAAAGTTcgaagttatatttttagcaaaCAACGAAGATTGTCAGATGGCAATGGTAACATAGCACAAAAATCAGAaggaaaaactataaaagtacctattcCTACATTTCCTCCAACAGCAATGGTTTATTCATTGAGtaatg ataaagaTACAAAGTCATCAAAAGACTCTGAAGAAGGTTCAACACCACCTGTAAGCAGTGTTTCAGCAGCAATCCTGGCAAAAGTATTAGAAGAAAGAGTCAAAGAGCGGTTAACTCAACGGCACTGTTCTACATGTTCATGTTCTAACAAAAGTAACGACCTTAATACAGACCAACAAGAATGTCATTCACCCCATACTGATTCCTCTGATAAACGAGTTCGCTCCTTCACTAAATATAGTAAACAACCAATGACTACTAAAAGTTCAGAATCTCTAATATCAGAACCAGAATTGtcatcatattttgaaaactctGTATCTTTAACAGATTCCTCTGATAGTAGTGGACTAAAATTATCAGCTCGGTCTAGATTATGTTCAGTACGCTTACAAGAaggaagtaataatatattgttagatAATGCTGCAACACCATATACAGGTCCTGTACTTTATAAAAGTCGTTCTTCTAGCGGTGAGTACGACGAACCTTTGGTGCACTCACAAAAATTGGTTGACCGTAACATCCATGCAAATGAACACACACGCATATTGATTTCAGatgaagaaattatttaa
- the LOC114129718 gene encoding sorting nexin-6 isoform X3 encodes MLSDEFDVEENNSQSDILNEGSNSENVDLSDNSLQVVISDALSEKDRVKFTVLSKTTLPDFQRSEFSVVRQHEEFIWLHDQFEENEDYAGFIIPPAPPRPDFDSSREKLQKLGEGEGTMTKEEFLKMKKELEAEYLATFKKTVAMHEMFLSRLAQHPVFRYDTNFRVFLEYDQDLAVRTKNKKELFEEIMKSLSKTTDEYLLSATVRDVNDFFEQEKNFLIDYYGHLKDATMKSDKMVNKHKDVADCYIKISSCLVQLSTFDHRDLDWFLNRFSETLEKLRKVEGRVASDEDLKLSDTLRYYVGDSFAAKRLLYRRLRCLANYETANRNLEKARAKNKDVHAAQEVYDAEATQQLSCEKFEVMSDKGKEELIDFKARRVSTFNKNLLELAEWEIKHAQHQIDILKTSLEMINSEEKKSTLNVEIINVLLYMIVLPELSTIFITINCFKLKQP; translated from the exons ATGCTT tctgACGAGTTTGACGTGGAAGAAAACAATTCACAGAGTGACATATTAAATGAA GGAAGCAATTCTGAGAATGTTGATTTAAGTGATAATTCTCTTCAAGTAGTTATTTCTGATGCTCTCAGTGAAAAAGACAGAGTCAAATTCACTGTTTTGTCTAAG ACAACATTACCAGATTTTCAAAGATCAGAATTTTCAGTCGTACGTCAACATGAAGAATTTATCTGGTTACATGATCAGTTTGAAGAAAATGAAGATTATGCTGGCTTTATT ATTCCACCCGCTCCTCCGCGTCCAGATTTTGATTCTTCAAGAGAAAAGTTACAAAAATTAGGTGAAGGTGAAGGTACAATGACCAAAGAAgagtttttgaaaatgaaaaaagaattAGAAGC tgagtaCTTAGCCACATTTAAAAAGACTGTTGCCATGCACGAAATGTTCCTTTCGAGACTAGCTCAGCACCCTGTGTTTCGTTATGATACAAATTTTCGAGTATTTTTAGAATACGATCAAGATCTTGCTGTtcgtacaaaaaataaaaaagaacttTTTGAG GAAATAATGAAATCTCTGTCAAAGACCACAGATGAATACCTTCTTTCTGCAACTGTAAGAGAtgtcaatgatttttttgaacaagaaaaaaatttcctCATTGATTATTATGGCCATTTAAAAGATGCTACTATGAAGTCAGATAAAATGGTGAATAAGCATAAAG atGTTGCAGACTGTTATATCAAGATTTCATCATGTTTAGTTCAGTTATCTACTTTTGATCATAGAGATCTTGATTGGTTTTTGAACCGCTTTTCCGAAACATTGGAAAAACTTAGA aaAGTGGAAGGAAGAGTAGCATCTGATGAAGATCTTAAACTTTCAGATACATTGCGTTACTATGTAGGAGATTCATTTGCCGCAAAGCGTTTATTATATAGGCGATTACGTTGTTTAGCCAACTACGAAACAGCTAATCGTAATCTAGAAAAAGCTAGGGCCAAAAATAAGGATGTCCATGca GCTCAAGAAGTTTATGAT gctGAGGCAACACAACAGTTATCATGTGAAAAATTTGAAGTTATGTCTGATAAAGGAAAAGAAG aattgattgattttaaaGCAAGAAGAGTGTCAACtttcaataaaaacttattggaACTTGCTGAGTGGGAAATAAAACATGCacag catcaAATAGACATTCTAAAAACTAGCCTTGAAATGATCAACAGTGAAGAAAAGAAGTCAACACTTAACGTCGAg ATAATCAACGTTCTACTATATATGATAGTTCTGCCAGAACttagtacaatttttataactattaattgttttaaattaaaacagccttaa
- the LOC114129718 gene encoding sorting nexin-6 isoform X5, which produces MLSDEFDVEENNSQSDILNEGSNSENVDLSDNSLQVVISDALSEKDRVKFTVLSKTTLPDFQRSEFSVVRQHEEFIWLHDQFEENEDYAGFIIPPAPPRPDFDSSREKLQKLGEGEGTMTKEEFLKMKKELEAEYLATFKKTVAMHEMFLSRLAQHPVFRYDTNFRVFLEYDQDLAVRTKNKKELFEEIMKSLSKTTDEYLLSATVRDVNDFFEQEKNFLIDYYGHLKDATMKSDKMVNKHKDVADCYIKISSCLVQLSTFDHRDLDWFLNRFSETLEKLRKVEGRVASDEDLKLSDTLRYYVGDSFAAKRLLYRRLRCLANYETANRNLEKARAKNKDVHAAEATQQLSCEKFEVMSDKGKEELIDFKARRVSTFNKNLLELAEWEIKHAQHQIDILKTSLEMINSEEKKSTLNVEIINVLLYMIVLPELSTIFITINCFKLKQP; this is translated from the exons ATGCTT tctgACGAGTTTGACGTGGAAGAAAACAATTCACAGAGTGACATATTAAATGAA GGAAGCAATTCTGAGAATGTTGATTTAAGTGATAATTCTCTTCAAGTAGTTATTTCTGATGCTCTCAGTGAAAAAGACAGAGTCAAATTCACTGTTTTGTCTAAG ACAACATTACCAGATTTTCAAAGATCAGAATTTTCAGTCGTACGTCAACATGAAGAATTTATCTGGTTACATGATCAGTTTGAAGAAAATGAAGATTATGCTGGCTTTATT ATTCCACCCGCTCCTCCGCGTCCAGATTTTGATTCTTCAAGAGAAAAGTTACAAAAATTAGGTGAAGGTGAAGGTACAATGACCAAAGAAgagtttttgaaaatgaaaaaagaattAGAAGC tgagtaCTTAGCCACATTTAAAAAGACTGTTGCCATGCACGAAATGTTCCTTTCGAGACTAGCTCAGCACCCTGTGTTTCGTTATGATACAAATTTTCGAGTATTTTTAGAATACGATCAAGATCTTGCTGTtcgtacaaaaaataaaaaagaacttTTTGAG GAAATAATGAAATCTCTGTCAAAGACCACAGATGAATACCTTCTTTCTGCAACTGTAAGAGAtgtcaatgatttttttgaacaagaaaaaaatttcctCATTGATTATTATGGCCATTTAAAAGATGCTACTATGAAGTCAGATAAAATGGTGAATAAGCATAAAG atGTTGCAGACTGTTATATCAAGATTTCATCATGTTTAGTTCAGTTATCTACTTTTGATCATAGAGATCTTGATTGGTTTTTGAACCGCTTTTCCGAAACATTGGAAAAACTTAGA aaAGTGGAAGGAAGAGTAGCATCTGATGAAGATCTTAAACTTTCAGATACATTGCGTTACTATGTAGGAGATTCATTTGCCGCAAAGCGTTTATTATATAGGCGATTACGTTGTTTAGCCAACTACGAAACAGCTAATCGTAATCTAGAAAAAGCTAGGGCCAAAAATAAGGATGTCCATGca gctGAGGCAACACAACAGTTATCATGTGAAAAATTTGAAGTTATGTCTGATAAAGGAAAAGAAG aattgattgattttaaaGCAAGAAGAGTGTCAACtttcaataaaaacttattggaACTTGCTGAGTGGGAAATAAAACATGCacag catcaAATAGACATTCTAAAAACTAGCCTTGAAATGATCAACAGTGAAGAAAAGAAGTCAACACTTAACGTCGAg ATAATCAACGTTCTACTATATATGATAGTTCTGCCAGAACttagtacaatttttataactattaattgttttaaattaaaacagccttaa